AAGGCCAATGGGTGTGCTGAGGGCCCAGGACGCTGTGCCCCCATCCCTGTGTCTGAAGAGGCCATCTGCCGCTCAGCCCTGGCCACCGGTTTCCAGATCTTCCAACTTTTCACAAGAGAACCTGGAAGTCCAGAGTTTCATGTGAAATTTCCAAGCATTTAAAATGCTGCTCAGGCCAAACTCCGTGGCTCCTATTTATGGCCACACGGCTGTCACAGTCACCTGGAATCACCTACTCGTTCTTGCCACAGAAGTCAGACTCGCTGCATTCAGAACCCGTGTCCTCCGTCCTTGGCCTTTCGGTCAAAGAGGCCTTCTAGCTGACCTCGCTCGTTTACCTGCATCTTGGTCTCATTTTCTTCTACCTTCTGTGGGACCGTGCATTTGTGATTCACCATTGGAATGGGAATtctttccaacgttttttttttttttttttttttttatttttatttttgggacagagagagacagagcatgaacgggggaggggcagagagagagggagacacagaatcggaaacaggctccaggctccgagccatcagccatcagcccagagcctgacgcggggctcgaactcacggaacgcgagatcgtgacctggctgaagtcggatgcttaaccgactgcgccacccaggcgcccctggaatgggAATTCTGTCCCAACTGCCCCCGAAGCACCTGCCAACCCATCTCCTTGCTGCAAAATCCAGAGGACCTGGAAGTTCTTATTACCTGATCTCTTGACAACCTTCAGCTGCTGACTTCTTCCTCTATTCCTGAAACATTGCCTTTCCTCAGCTCCTCTGTGCTGTTTTGGGGCTTCCCTTTCCACTCTCTGGCACTGCACGCTCCCAATCTTTCCAGGCTTCTCTGCACGCCATCCCCTGGACGTTAGTGTCCCCAGGGTTTAGTCCCAGGCTCTGTCTTTGCCCACTCCACACCTAGTTCTTGCAGATAATCTGCTGCCCACAGCTTCAGAAACATGTAGATGGGCCTCAGGCCTCTCTCCAGCCCAGACCCCTGGTGGAGCTCTGCACCCACATGGCCTGCTTCCCACTGGGGACGCTCTGGTTCCACCAACTCAGCAGATCGAAGCCGGCTCCCCCAGTACAAAACTGTTCCTCCTCCAGTGTTGCCCACCTCAGGGGAATGCTGCTGTAGGGTAGTCAGTCATCAAGCAGAAATCAGGTCAACATCACcgccctccacctccctcctctccacactGGTCAACACACCCTGCACCAGCTGCTTGGTAAATGTCTCTTTAATCTTTTACTTCTCTTCATCCCTTCTGACATAGCATGGTCCACAGTCACCAGCACCTGTCACCTGGATTGCTAATGTGCAGGTCTCGAGTCTCGTCCCCTCCAGCCAGCCCATCCTCTACAGGTAGCCATCTAAAACGCATccatgtgggggtgcctgggtggctcagtcagttaagtgcccaacctCAGGCtgcgatctcgcggttcgtgagttcaagccccgcattgagctctgtgctgacagctcagagactggaacctgcttcggattctgtgtcttctcctctctttgccccttccctgctcatgctccgtctctcgataataaataaacgttaaaaaaaaaaattttaatgcatccATGTAAATGTCATCCTATTCCTGCCCTGCCCAAACCCCCTCCACGGCACCCACTGCCCCTGGATAAAGTCTGAACTCTCTCATCTGTGCTAAAGGCTTTCCTAGTCTGCTCATCCTCTCTTTCTCGGGCCTCTCCTTCAATGCTCATTCTATGCTCTGGCTGTGCTGGGCTTTGGACCTCTGCATACACTGTCCTCTCCAACCTCCACCTTCATCTGGCAACTCGTGCTCATTCTTCAGGCCTCGCGTTAGAGGTGTCCTCCTCTTGCAAACCTCCCTTGACCTTTGCTAGATTTTGGACCTTCCCAGGTGTCTTGGATGCCCTCACCACGTGCTCCCAAAGCCCTCTGGGCTCACCTTACCCTAGAATTCTTACGTTTCCTGCAAGTTTGTCTGTCTTGCTTAGTATTGTTTCCCAGTGCCCAGTGTAATGCTCAACACGTCGTAGGCACCCGATAAGTATTTGCTAGGATTGTTTTTGGTGATGGAAATCGCCTCAGCCCTCATCGACACCAACGATCTTGTAACGAGAAAGCAGAGGCCCAGAAAAATGAATGCTCTGCCCCAAATCCTACGAGAGGCACAGGAGGGGTCAGACCCAAGCCTTCACCACGCCCAGCATGTTCCCCATCATCCTACCCTTCCCTTCCCCGCCAGCCAGCCTGCCCAGTTGCACAAGCACAGCTACAGAGACGTTCGGATCAAGCGTCTATCATGGAGACAGAATTTAGGGGAAATGGTGATGGAAAAGCAACCTTCGTCTGCTGTTGATGTCCTTCCTCACGCTGCCAGGCAGGGTGGCAGGTGGGGCTGCTGTTTCCAGATCCCCTTGGGAGAGCTCCAGGGCCCAGGGTGGCCGGCCGTCTCCATGGGAATGGCCAAAGGGCACCCGGCCCCTCTGTGCATCTCCTACAGGTCTAGCGTCAACACCTGCCATGAGAAATCTATGTTAATGTTTCTTCCATCAAATGTTTGAGTAAGAACCAGGGAGCAGGATAGTGGTTTAGCAGTGAGcgatattatattttcatttggtaCCGCCCATGACCAGCACCTGGCTAAATTTAGCTCACCCAGGATAGGAAGGGATGGTCCTCTGTGGGAGAACTAAGGTGGGGTGGTGGGTTCCCACCCTGTGCTCATTTAACAGCCCTGGAtccttctattttaattttaatgacactTTAAGTACACAGATAACCATTCTTtcgcgcccccctcccctcccgtaGAGCTTCCGGACCCAGTCAGCTCTTGGTCATGCGCGCagcgcgcgtgtgtgcgcgtaGGGGCGTGTCCAAGAAATGTCTGCTTTCCAATGGGGTCCGTTGCTGGGAGTCTTCGCAGGACTCAGGCCTGAACTGTTCCCGGCAAGGGTTCGTTATGAGCACCGTCTTTGTCGCAGTGTCCAAACCGGTTACCCTCTCCCAACTTCTCTCCAGCAAGAGACGGAGGGAAGAGCAGCCGTCAGGGGCCCAGGCCGTCGTGCTCACTGCCCAGAAGATCTCCGTCCTGGGTCTCTCCAACCAGCGAGCCAAGGAAGGGTCCCGACGAGAACCAGGCTCAGAAGAAGAGCGGGGGCGCTGCCACCTCTGTGGGAGTGGGCCAGGCTGGGGCCGAGAGGTCGGCGTCGGAGGCCGGGTGGGCGGCTTCGCCGTGGATGCGCTGGTGCCGCACCAGGTGGGTCTTGCGGCTGAAGCTCTTGCCGCACTGCGGGCAGGAGAAGGGGCGGGAGCCCGTGTGGATGGCCTGGTGGCGCACCAGGTTGGTCTTGGAGCTGAAGCTGCGGGCGCAGACGGCGCAGGCGTGGGGCCGGCTGCCCGTGTGCACCGCCTGGTGGCGGCCCAGGTGCGACTTGCGGCTGAAGCGGCGGCCGCACTGCGCGCAGGCGAAAGGCCTGGCGCCGCTGTGGGCGCGGGAGTGGGCGACCATATTGGGCCTCGAGCCGAAGCGGCGGCCGCACTGCGGGCAGGCGAAGGGCCGCTCGCCCGTGTGCACCCGCTGGTGCCGCGTCAGGTGCTGCCCGTGGGCGAAGCCGCGCCCGCAGTCCTGGCAGAAGAAGGACCGCTCGCCCGCGGGGGCGCCCTGGGTCGCCGGTGTGCCTCCGGGCGCGCAGGCCGAGGGCTCGGCGGCGGCGGGGTCCACGGTCGTACCCAGGGCGCACTCGTCGCAGCCAAAGGGGCGCCCCTCGCTGCGGTGCAGACGCTGGTGCGTGGCGAGGTTCTTCTTCCAGCCGAAGCTCAGGCCGCAGTCGGAGCAGGAGAAAGGCTTGGGTCCGggaggggacggggtgggggacGGGGCGGAGGAACCCGGCGAGGCGGGCGCGTCGGGCGAGGGCGGGGCGCGGCCGGCCGCCTCGTGCACCCTCTGATGCCGCACCAAGTGCTGCTTGTGCGTGAAGCTGCGCGAGCACTGCGCGCACTGGTAGGGCCTCTCGCCGGTGTGGATGCGCTGATGGCGGATCAGGTGCGTCTTTTTGCGGAAGCGCTTCTCGCACTCGGTGCAGGGGTAGGGCCGCTCGCCCGTGTGCGTCTTCTGGTGCGAGCCCAGGTGTATCTTCTGGCTGAAGCGCTTGCCGCACTCGGCGCACGGGTAGGGCCGCTCGCCGGTGTGCGTGCGCAGGTGGCGGGTCAGGTGGGCCTTCTTGCTGAAGCGCTTGTCGCACTCGGAGCAGGGGAAAGGCCGCTCGCCGCGGTGGCTGCGCTGGTGCAGCAGCATGTGCGCGCGCTGCGTGAAGCTGCGGCCGCAGTCCGGGCAGGCGCAGGGGCCCTCGCCGCGGTGCAGCCTCTGATGCAGCCGCAGGGTCAGCTGGTCCCGGAACCGCCGCTCGCACTCCCCGCAGCCGTAGGGCTTCTCCGAGGTCGGGGCCCACCCGACCAGCGCCAGTCCACCCAGTGTCCCCGGGGCCCCCGGCTCCAGCTTGTAAGCGGCGGCCAGAGGCCCCAAGTCCGGCGCGGGGAAAGGGCCAGGGAGTAATGAGAGGTGTTGGGGCCATTCGacctcctcttctgcctcctgatcctcctcctccaccttcaccTTGCGAATCATCCACTCGTCCCCTGAAAAGTCAAGACAAGAGGAGCCAATGAAGCCCCACTTTTatttatgcaatttttttttttttttttttttttttttttttttttttttttttttttNNNNNNNNNNtttttttttttttttttttttttttttttttttttttttttttttttgccaataagACCACCACTTCTGGAGCCCCAGAAGCCCCAGAAGCTCCAGCACTTCTGGAGCCAGAAACCTGGCTTCTGTTCTCTCCACTCTACTGGAAGGTTCTGGGGAACGACCACATCCGAAGGTCACCCTTCAGTCCTCCTCCTTGGTTCTCTGTAGCCAGGGACGCTGGTACTCCAGTCCCCCACCCCGTCCTGGGAGCTTTCTC
The Panthera uncia isolate 11264 chromosome A2, Puncia_PCG_1.0, whole genome shotgun sequence genome window above contains:
- the ZNF467 gene encoding zinc finger protein 467 isoform X3 — its product is MIRKVKVEEEDQEAEEEVEWPQHLSLLPGPFPAPDLGPLAAAYKLEPGAPGTLGGLALVGWAPTSEKPYGCGECERRFRDQLTLRLHQRLHRGEGPCACPDCGRSFTQRAHMLLHQRSHRGERPFPCSECDKRFSKKAHLTRHLRTHTGERPYPCAECGKRFSQKIHLGSHQKTHTGERPYPCTECEKRFRKKTHLIRHQRIHTGERPYQCAQCSRSFTHKQHLVRHQRVHEAAGRAPPSPDAPASPGSSAPSPTPSPPGPKPFSCSDCGLSFGWKKNLATHQRLHRSEGRPFGCDECALGTTVDPAAAEPSACAPGGTPATQGAPAGERSFFCQDCGRGFAHGQHLTRHQRVHTGERPFACPQCGRRFGSRPNMVAHSRAHSGARPFACAQCGRRFSRKSHLGRHQAVHTGSRPHACAVCARSFSSKTNLVRHQAIHTGSRPFSCPQCGKSFSRKTHLVRHQRIHGEAAHPASDADLSAPAWPTPTEVAAPPLFF
- the ZNF467 gene encoding zinc finger protein 467 isoform X1; the encoded protein is MCSLLRVRGLLPQEELPWVAMRETFEALSSLGFSVGQPEMAPQSEPGEGSHNTQEQMSPPREDSVLGTCSGHEAPRPEEGAQTEEAEAPCRGGQACAPQKAEPPSSCPGDEWMIRKVKVEEEDQEAEEEVEWPQHLSLLPGPFPAPDLGPLAAAYKLEPGAPGTLGGLALVGWAPTSEKPYGCGECERRFRDQLTLRLHQRLHRGEGPCACPDCGRSFTQRAHMLLHQRSHRGERPFPCSECDKRFSKKAHLTRHLRTHTGERPYPCAECGKRFSQKIHLGSHQKTHTGERPYPCTECEKRFRKKTHLIRHQRIHTGERPYQCAQCSRSFTHKQHLVRHQRVHEAAGRAPPSPDAPASPGSSAPSPTPSPPGPKPFSCSDCGLSFGWKKNLATHQRLHRSEGRPFGCDECALGTTVDPAAAEPSACAPGGTPATQGAPAGERSFFCQDCGRGFAHGQHLTRHQRVHTGERPFACPQCGRRFGSRPNMVAHSRAHSGARPFACAQCGRRFSRKSHLGRHQAVHTGSRPHACAVCARSFSSKTNLVRHQAIHTGSRPFSCPQCGKSFSRKTHLVRHQRIHGEAAHPASDADLSAPAWPTPTEVAAPPLFF
- the ZNF467 gene encoding zinc finger protein 467 isoform X2 — protein: MRETFEALSSLGFSVGQPEMAPQSEPGEGSHNTQEQMSPPREDSVLGTCSGHEAPRPEEGAQTEEAEAPCRGGQACAPQKAEPPSSCPGDEWMIRKVKVEEEDQEAEEEVEWPQHLSLLPGPFPAPDLGPLAAAYKLEPGAPGTLGGLALVGWAPTSEKPYGCGECERRFRDQLTLRLHQRLHRGEGPCACPDCGRSFTQRAHMLLHQRSHRGERPFPCSECDKRFSKKAHLTRHLRTHTGERPYPCAECGKRFSQKIHLGSHQKTHTGERPYPCTECEKRFRKKTHLIRHQRIHTGERPYQCAQCSRSFTHKQHLVRHQRVHEAAGRAPPSPDAPASPGSSAPSPTPSPPGPKPFSCSDCGLSFGWKKNLATHQRLHRSEGRPFGCDECALGTTVDPAAAEPSACAPGGTPATQGAPAGERSFFCQDCGRGFAHGQHLTRHQRVHTGERPFACPQCGRRFGSRPNMVAHSRAHSGARPFACAQCGRRFSRKSHLGRHQAVHTGSRPHACAVCARSFSSKTNLVRHQAIHTGSRPFSCPQCGKSFSRKTHLVRHQRIHGEAAHPASDADLSAPAWPTPTEVAAPPLFF